A region from the Methylocystis iwaonis genome encodes:
- a CDS encoding NADH-quinone oxidoreductase subunit A, whose amino-acid sequence MPMLLEQYMPLAIFIALSAIIAGALLVAPFLFAFKAPDPEKLSAYECGFNPFNDSRMKFDVRFYLVSLLFIVFDLEVAFLFPWAVAFKDAGAFGFWSMMVFLGVLTVGFVYEWRKGALEWD is encoded by the coding sequence ATGCCGATGCTGCTCGAACAATATATGCCGCTGGCAATCTTCATCGCGCTCTCCGCGATCATCGCCGGCGCGCTGCTCGTCGCGCCCTTCCTCTTCGCCTTCAAGGCGCCGGATCCGGAGAAGCTCTCCGCTTACGAGTGCGGCTTCAATCCGTTCAACGACTCGCGCATGAAATTCGACGTGCGCTTCTACCTCGTGTCGCTGCTCTTCATCGTGTTCGATCTCGAAGTGGCGTTTCTCTTCCCCTGGGCGGTCGCCTTCAAGGACGCCGGGGCCTTCGGTTTCTGGTCGATGATGGTTTTCCTCGGCGTGCTGACCGTCGGCTTCGTCTATGAGTGGCGCAAGGGAGCGCTGGAATGGGATTGA
- a CDS encoding NADH-quinone oxidoreductase subunit D, giving the protein MNDQAIAPTKPESQGLRNFNINFGPQHPAAHGVLRLILELDGEVVERVDPHVGFLHRGTEKLMESRTYLQNVPYFDRLDYCAPMNQEHAFCLAIERLLDVQVPRRGQLIRVLYAEIGRLLSHLLNVTSQAMDVGALTPPLWGYEEREKLMVFYERASGARMHANYFRPGGVARDLPDQLVEDIGAFCDPFLKLCDDLADLFIENRIFKQRNVDIGVISLEDAWKWGYSGVMVRGSGAAWDLRKAQPYECYEEMEFDIPVGKNGDCYDRAVIRMEEMRQSTYIMKQCVEKLLRADGRGPVLTPNHKITQPSRGDMKRSMEALIHHFKLFTEGFHVPAGEVYAAVEAPKGEFGVYLVSDGGDKPYRCKIRAPGFAHLSSMDFMCKGHMLADVSAILGSLDIVFGEVDR; this is encoded by the coding sequence ATGAACGATCAAGCTATCGCCCCCACGAAGCCCGAATCCCAGGGCCTGCGTAACTTCAACATCAACTTCGGCCCGCAGCATCCGGCGGCGCACGGCGTGCTGCGCCTGATCCTGGAGCTCGACGGCGAAGTCGTCGAGCGCGTCGACCCGCATGTCGGCTTCCTCCATCGCGGCACTGAGAAGCTGATGGAGTCGCGCACCTATCTGCAGAACGTGCCCTACTTCGATCGGCTCGACTATTGCGCGCCGATGAATCAGGAGCACGCTTTCTGCCTCGCGATCGAGCGCCTGCTCGACGTGCAGGTGCCGCGCCGCGGCCAGCTCATCCGCGTTCTCTACGCCGAGATCGGCCGTCTGCTGTCGCACCTCTTGAACGTCACGTCGCAGGCGATGGACGTCGGCGCGCTGACCCCGCCGCTCTGGGGCTATGAAGAGCGCGAGAAGCTCATGGTGTTTTATGAGCGCGCTTCCGGCGCGCGCATGCACGCCAATTATTTCCGTCCGGGCGGCGTCGCGCGCGATCTGCCGGATCAGCTCGTCGAAGACATCGGCGCCTTCTGCGACCCCTTCCTGAAGCTCTGCGACGATCTCGCGGACCTCTTCATCGAGAACCGCATCTTCAAGCAGCGCAACGTCGACATCGGCGTGATCTCGCTCGAGGACGCCTGGAAATGGGGCTATTCGGGCGTGATGGTGCGCGGCTCCGGCGCGGCTTGGGATCTGCGCAAGGCGCAACCCTATGAGTGCTACGAGGAGATGGAATTCGACATCCCCGTCGGCAAGAACGGCGACTGCTACGACCGCGCGGTGATCCGCATGGAGGAGATGCGGCAGTCGACTTACATCATGAAGCAGTGCGTCGAGAAGCTGCTGCGCGCCGACGGCCGCGGCCCGGTGCTGACGCCGAACCACAAGATCACTCAGCCGTCGCGCGGCGACATGAAGCGCTCGATGGAAGCGCTCATCCATCACTTCAAGCTCTTCACCGAGGGCTTCCACGTCCCGGCCGGCGAGGTTTACGCCGCGGTCGAGGCGCCCAAGGGCGAATTCGGCGTCTATCTGGTGTCGGACGGCGGCGACAAACCCTATCGCTGCAAGATCCGCGCGCCGGGCTTCGCCCATCTCTCGTCCATGGATTTCATGTGTAAGGGCCATATGCTCGCCGACGTCTCGGCGATCCTTGGCTCGCTCGATATCGTCTTCGGGGAGGTCGATCGCTAA
- the nuoE gene encoding NADH-quinone oxidoreductase subunit NuoE, which yields MSVRRLADQQPESFEFTQENLAWLEKQIAKYPDGRQASAVVPALWQAQKQNNYWLPQKAIEKVAETLGMPKIRVLEVATFYTMFNLEPVGKFYIQLCGTTPCMLCGSDDLIKVLERRVGPQRKVTADGLFSWLEVECLGACCNAPMVQINDDYYEDLTAENFEKLLDDLAAGRPVKTGSQKGRESSEPEGGLTSLTSLYGQK from the coding sequence ATGTCCGTCCGTCGTCTCGCCGACCAGCAGCCCGAGAGCTTCGAGTTCACGCAGGAGAATCTTGCGTGGCTGGAGAAGCAGATCGCCAAATATCCCGACGGCCGTCAGGCCTCGGCGGTTGTGCCCGCTTTGTGGCAGGCGCAGAAGCAGAATAACTATTGGCTGCCGCAGAAGGCGATCGAGAAGGTCGCCGAGACGCTCGGCATGCCGAAGATCCGCGTCCTCGAGGTCGCGACCTTCTACACGATGTTCAACCTCGAGCCGGTTGGGAAATTCTACATCCAGCTCTGCGGCACGACGCCCTGCATGCTGTGCGGCTCGGACGATCTCATCAAGGTGCTGGAGCGCCGGGTCGGCCCGCAGCGTAAGGTGACGGCCGACGGCCTGTTCTCCTGGCTCGAAGTCGAGTGCCTCGGCGCCTGCTGCAACGCGCCGATGGTGCAGATCAACGACGATTACTACGAAGACCTCACGGCCGAGAATTTCGAGAAGCTGCTCGACGATCTCGCCGCCGGCCGCCCGGTGAAGACCGGCTCGCAGAAGGGCCGCGAATCCTCCGAGCCCGAGGGAGGGCTCACGAGCCTCACCTCGCTCTACGGCCAGAAGTGA
- the nuoG gene encoding NADH-quinone oxidoreductase subunit NuoG — protein MTKILVDGVEVDVPGEFTLLQACEEAGAEVPRFCYHERLSIAGNCRMCLVEVKGGPPKPQASCAMSVKDLRPGPNGAPPEVFTKSPMVKKAREGVMEFLLVNHPLDCPICDQGGECDLQDQALAFGGDSSRYHENKRAVEDKYIGVLVKTEMNRCIHCTRCVRFTAEVAGTGDMGAIGRGEDMEITTYLEGAMTSELQGNVADLCPVGALLPKPQSFRARPWEYQKTETIDVMDALGSAIRVDSRGREVIRILPRVNDAVNEEWISDKTRQIVDGLKTQRLDRPYVRENGRLRPAGWKEAFELISAKRKASAPGRTGAIVGDLAAAEEIFALKLLMQQLGSPNFDCRQDGAKLDPKFGRGSYIFNATIAGIDQADAILIVGSNPRKESPVLNARIRKRWLKGDLKISVVGEKADLTYDYDYIGAGPDSLLRFIQEAKPVGKLLVIVGQGALSRPDGDAILALSAQAAQKLSNAEGWNGFSVLHTAASRVGALDLGFTPAQGGLDVQAMAKAGAMDLLFLLGADEIAVEPGAFVVYIGTHGDRGAHRADVILPGAAYTEKSGLYANTEGRVQLASRVVFPPGEAREDWAVLRALSAVVGHALPFDSLAQLRKKLVEAHPHFARIDQIEASNSGDVVKLAGHAAVAMKDAFVPAIGDFYLTNPIARASAVMADCSALAQGRQAQAAE, from the coding sequence GTGACAAAGATTCTCGTCGATGGCGTCGAGGTGGACGTTCCGGGAGAGTTCACGCTTCTCCAGGCGTGCGAGGAGGCGGGCGCCGAGGTGCCGCGCTTCTGTTATCACGAGCGCCTGTCGATCGCCGGCAATTGCCGCATGTGCCTCGTCGAGGTGAAGGGCGGTCCGCCCAAGCCGCAGGCGTCCTGCGCCATGTCGGTCAAGGATCTGCGTCCCGGCCCGAACGGCGCCCCGCCGGAAGTCTTCACCAAATCTCCGATGGTGAAGAAGGCGCGCGAAGGCGTGATGGAGTTCCTGCTCGTGAACCATCCGCTCGACTGCCCGATCTGCGATCAGGGCGGCGAATGCGACCTGCAGGACCAGGCGCTCGCCTTCGGCGGCGACAGTTCGCGGTATCACGAGAACAAGCGCGCGGTTGAGGACAAATATATCGGCGTCCTCGTCAAGACCGAGATGAATCGCTGCATCCACTGCACGCGCTGCGTCCGCTTCACGGCGGAAGTCGCGGGCACGGGCGACATGGGCGCCATCGGCCGCGGCGAGGATATGGAGATCACCACCTATCTCGAAGGCGCGATGACCTCGGAGCTGCAGGGTAATGTCGCCGACCTCTGCCCGGTCGGCGCGCTGCTGCCGAAGCCCCAAAGCTTCCGCGCCCGTCCGTGGGAATATCAGAAGACCGAGACGATCGACGTCATGGATGCGCTGGGTTCGGCGATCCGCGTCGACTCGCGCGGCCGCGAGGTCATCCGCATCCTGCCGCGCGTCAATGACGCGGTGAATGAGGAGTGGATCTCCGACAAGACCCGCCAGATCGTCGACGGCCTCAAGACGCAGCGCCTCGATCGCCCCTATGTGCGCGAGAATGGCCGGCTGCGTCCTGCGGGCTGGAAGGAAGCCTTCGAGCTGATCTCCGCCAAGCGCAAGGCGAGCGCGCCGGGCCGCACTGGCGCAATCGTGGGCGACCTTGCCGCCGCCGAAGAGATTTTCGCGCTGAAACTGCTGATGCAGCAGCTCGGCTCGCCGAACTTCGACTGCCGCCAGGACGGCGCCAAGCTCGATCCGAAATTCGGCCGCGGGTCCTACATCTTCAATGCGACGATCGCCGGCATCGATCAGGCGGACGCGATCCTCATCGTGGGCTCCAACCCGCGCAAGGAATCGCCGGTTCTCAACGCCCGCATCCGCAAGCGCTGGCTGAAGGGCGATCTCAAGATCTCGGTGGTCGGCGAGAAGGCCGATCTCACCTACGACTACGACTATATCGGCGCTGGCCCGGATTCGCTGCTGCGCTTCATCCAGGAGGCGAAGCCGGTCGGCAAGCTTCTGGTGATCGTGGGGCAGGGCGCTCTGTCGCGTCCCGACGGCGACGCCATCCTCGCGCTCTCGGCCCAGGCGGCGCAGAAGCTCAGCAACGCGGAAGGCTGGAACGGTTTTTCGGTGCTGCATACGGCGGCCTCGCGCGTCGGCGCGCTCGACCTCGGCTTCACGCCGGCTCAGGGCGGCCTCGATGTGCAGGCGATGGCCAAGGCCGGCGCGATGGACCTACTGTTCCTGCTTGGCGCCGATGAAATCGCGGTCGAGCCGGGCGCCTTCGTCGTCTATATCGGCACGCATGGCGATCGCGGGGCGCATCGCGCCGACGTCATCCTGCCGGGCGCCGCCTATACGGAGAAATCCGGTCTCTATGCGAACACAGAGGGCCGCGTGCAGCTTGCCTCGCGCGTCGTCTTCCCGCCGGGCGAGGCCCGTGAGGATTGGGCGGTCCTTCGCGCACTCTCGGCGGTGGTCGGGCATGCGCTGCCCTTCGACTCGCTGGCGCAGCTACGCAAGAAGCTCGTCGAGGCGCATCCGCATTTCGCCCGCATCGACCAGATCGAGGCCAGCAATTCGGGCGATGTCGTCAAGCTCGCCGGCCATGCGGCCGTCGCGATGAAGGACGCCTTCGTCCCGGCGATCGGCGATTTCTACCTCACCAATCCGATCGCGCGCGCCTCGGCGGTCATGGCGGATTGTTCGGCTCTCGCGCAGGGCCGGCAGGCCCAAGCGGCGGAATAG
- a CDS encoding NADH-quinone oxidoreductase subunit C: MSAELEALGARVSGALPGAVTEVKVAFGELTLTIARDRWIDAATYLRDDPECLFVNFIDVTAADYPEREERFEVVAHFQSPKHNRRIRIKASVAEDTPIASIVPLFPGADWYERETYDLFGVIFAGHPDLRRIMTDYGFDGHPLRKDFPMTGFVEVRYDDERKRVVYEPVRLQQEYRNFDFLSPWEAVKYDLPGDEKASK; encoded by the coding sequence ATGTCGGCTGAATTGGAAGCTCTCGGCGCGCGAGTCAGCGGCGCTCTTCCCGGCGCGGTGACCGAGGTGAAGGTCGCTTTTGGCGAGCTCACGCTCACCATCGCGCGCGATCGCTGGATCGACGCGGCGACCTATCTGCGCGACGATCCCGAGTGCCTCTTCGTCAATTTCATCGACGTCACCGCCGCCGACTATCCCGAGCGCGAGGAGCGTTTCGAGGTTGTGGCGCATTTCCAGTCGCCCAAGCACAATCGCCGCATCCGCATCAAGGCGTCGGTCGCCGAAGACACGCCCATCGCCTCGATCGTTCCGCTGTTTCCCGGCGCGGATTGGTACGAGCGCGAGACGTACGATCTCTTCGGCGTGATCTTCGCGGGCCATCCCGACCTGCGCCGCATCATGACCGACTACGGCTTCGACGGCCATCCGCTGCGCAAGGACTTCCCCATGACCGGCTTCGTCGAGGTGCGTTACGACGACGAGCGCAAGCGCGTCGTTTACGAGCCCGTGCGGCTCCAGCAGGAATACCGCAATTTCGATTTCCTCTCGCCTTGGGAGGCCGTGAAATACGACCTTCCCGGCGATGAGAAGGCGAGCAAGTGA
- the nuoF gene encoding NADH-quinone oxidoreductase subunit NuoF — protein MLSDADRIFTNLYGLGDRSLAGARARGQWDGTKALLARGRDKIIEEVKASGLRGRGGAGFSTGLKWSFMPKEVDPKRPHYLVINADESEPGTCKDREIMRNDPHTLVEGALVASFAMGAHACYIYVRGEFIAERIALQKAVDEAYEANLIGKNNVHGYPFDLYVHHGAGAYICGEETALIESLEGKKGMPRLKPPFPANVGLYGCPTTVNNVESIAVVPTILRRGPAWFAGIGKPNNTGTKLFSISGHVNRPCNVEEAMSISFRELIDTHCGGIRGGWDNLLAVIPGGSSVRCVPAHQIIDCPMDFDSLVKLGSGLGTAAVIVMDKSTDIIRAIARLAYFYKHESCGQCTPCREGTGWMYRVVQRMVEGRAHKREIDMLFDVSKQIEGHTICALGDAAAWPIQGLITHFRETIEERIDQYSANPHPEPIREAAE, from the coding sequence ATGCTTTCCGACGCAGACCGCATATTCACGAACCTCTACGGCCTCGGCGACCGTTCGCTCGCCGGCGCCCGCGCGCGCGGCCAGTGGGACGGCACCAAGGCTTTGCTCGCCAGGGGCCGCGACAAGATCATCGAGGAAGTGAAAGCCTCCGGCCTTCGCGGACGTGGCGGCGCAGGCTTCTCGACGGGCCTCAAATGGTCCTTCATGCCGAAGGAAGTCGACCCCAAGCGGCCGCATTACCTCGTCATCAACGCCGACGAATCCGAGCCCGGCACCTGTAAAGACCGCGAGATCATGCGCAACGACCCGCATACGCTGGTCGAGGGCGCTTTGGTCGCGTCTTTCGCGATGGGCGCGCATGCCTGCTACATCTATGTGCGCGGCGAATTCATCGCCGAGCGCATCGCTCTGCAGAAGGCCGTCGACGAAGCCTATGAGGCGAACCTCATCGGCAAGAACAATGTCCACGGCTACCCCTTCGACCTCTACGTCCATCACGGCGCCGGCGCCTATATCTGCGGCGAAGAGACGGCGCTGATCGAGAGCCTCGAAGGCAAGAAGGGCATGCCGCGCCTGAAGCCGCCGTTCCCGGCGAATGTCGGCCTCTATGGCTGCCCGACCACGGTCAATAACGTCGAATCCATCGCCGTCGTTCCGACCATTCTGCGTCGCGGCCCAGCCTGGTTCGCCGGCATCGGCAAGCCCAATAACACGGGCACCAAGCTCTTTTCGATCTCCGGCCACGTCAACCGGCCGTGCAATGTCGAAGAGGCGATGTCCATCTCCTTCCGCGAACTGATCGACACCCATTGCGGCGGCATTCGCGGCGGTTGGGACAATCTGCTCGCCGTCATTCCCGGTGGCTCGTCGGTGCGCTGCGTTCCTGCGCATCAGATCATCGACTGCCCGATGGACTTCGACAGCCTCGTCAAGCTCGGCTCCGGCCTCGGCACGGCGGCGGTGATCGTCATGGACAAGTCCACCGACATCATCCGCGCCATCGCGCGCCTCGCTTATTTCTACAAGCACGAGAGCTGCGGCCAGTGCACGCCCTGCCGCGAGGGCACGGGCTGGATGTATCGCGTGGTGCAGCGCATGGTCGAAGGCCGCGCGCATAAGCGCGAGATCGATATGCTGTTCGACGTGTCGAAGCAGATCGAAGGCCACACCATTTGCGCGCTCGGCGATGCGGCGGCCTGGCCGATCCAGGGCCTCATCACCCATTTCCGCGAGACGATCGAAGAGCGCATCGACCAATACTCGGCCAATCCGCATCCCGAGCCCATTCGCGAGGCGGCGGAGTGA
- a CDS encoding NuoB/complex I 20 kDa subunit family protein produces MGLITNQGHQTLVAPQAKGLIDPRTGKPVGSDDPFFLQINEELADKGFFVTATDDVINWARTGSLMWMTFGLACCAVEMIQAAMPRYDLERFGFAPRASPRQSDCIIIAGTLTNKMAPALRKVYDQMPEPRYVISMGSCANGGGYYHYSYSVVRGCDRIIPVDVYVPGCPPSAEALVYGMLLLQKKIRRTGTIER; encoded by the coding sequence ATGGGATTGATCACGAACCAGGGCCATCAGACGCTGGTGGCGCCGCAGGCCAAGGGACTCATCGATCCGCGCACCGGCAAGCCGGTGGGCTCGGACGACCCCTTCTTCCTGCAGATCAACGAAGAGCTGGCCGACAAGGGCTTCTTCGTCACGGCGACCGACGACGTCATCAATTGGGCGCGCACCGGCTCGCTCATGTGGATGACCTTCGGTCTCGCCTGCTGCGCGGTCGAGATGATTCAAGCGGCCATGCCGCGCTACGATCTCGAGCGCTTCGGCTTCGCGCCGCGCGCCTCGCCGCGCCAGTCGGACTGCATCATCATCGCCGGCACGCTGACGAACAAGATGGCGCCGGCGCTGCGCAAGGTCTATGACCAGATGCCGGAGCCGCGCTACGTCATCTCCATGGGCTCCTGCGCCAATGGCGGCGGCTACTACCACTATTCCTACTCGGTGGTGCGCGGCTGCGACCGCATCATTCCGGTCGACGTCTATGTGCCGGGCTGCCCGCCGTCGGCGGAAGCGCTGGTCTACGGCATGCTGCTGCTGCAGAAGAAGATTCGCCGCACGGGCACGATCGAGCGGTAA